In Kordiimonas sp. SCSIO 12610, the sequence TTTTGTCGGGCGAGGATGTATAGCGAAGCGTTAGGCTGATGTGCGACGTGCTGGGCGTGTAAAACTGCGGTGGGGCATCGCGCCTGATTGAGTTGAAGCGCGTGTTACCAACAACCCCGATGATCGTGAAGGTGATCGGTCGGCTCAGGTCACTTGTCTTCAGGGTTTTGCCTAGAGCTTCCTCTGGTGTATTGAAACCAAGAAGTTTGGCCGCGCTTTCATTCACCAACATATCGACATTTGCTTCTTCACCTTCCGCGAGGGTCGATAATTGTTGCTCTAAATTTTCCGCATAGGCATCGGGGAATGCTCTGCCTGCAACCATCGGAATTTGATAAACAGAGAAATAATCACTGTCTTGGTCCTGCCAGGGCAGGGTGACCGTCTGATCACTTCCTGTAAGGGTAAAGCTGGTTGGGCGCCCTGCGCCGTAAGGGGGTGTGTTGGCGCTGAAGGTTGCGCTGGTGACACCGGGTGTATTTAAAATCCGGTTTTTCAATATCTGACGGTTTGATGAGGTGTCCCCCCTGAATAAATACTGTACCGTCAACAGGTTTTCCTGATTAAAGCCCGGGTCCAGATTGATCGCATATTCGCGCTGAACATAAATCAGGGATGCTGCAACAATCAGGGAGATTGAGATCGTAAACTGGATAATGACCAGTGCACTTCGAACGCGCTTGGGCATCGTGCTTTCTGAATTGGTGGATTTAAGCGTTTCCGCGGGCCGGTAATCGGACAGAATATAGGCAGGGTAAACACCCCCCAGCACGCCGACAATCAAAATTATCGAAATGCCAGCAACAAGGGCAAAACTATTTGTGTAATCAAGGGCGATTTGTTTGCCTAAAAAATCATTGAAAAACGGCAAAACAAGCTCAAGGAAAAAGACACCAAACAGCATGGCAGCAGAGACCATAAGGATAGATTCGCCGAGAAACTGTATGATCAAACTCGTGCGTTTTGCGCCCAACGTTTTCCTGAGCGCGACCTCACGTGCACGCTGGCTTCCTTTTGCGGTGGAGAGGTTTATGAAATTTATGCTGGCGATGACCAGGATCAAAAGGGCAATCAATGCCATCATCGAAACGGTTTCAACCGACCCGTTGATGCCATAAAGGTGAACATCTGAGAGGTTGATTGCTGATAAGGTCAATTGATCGGTTGGTTTATTTGCGTCTGCAAAGAAATCATGCGGAACCATCGTATCTACCAAGGTGTTCAATTGGGTTTCTATGGAAGAAAGGGAAGCACCGTCCTTAAGTTCAAAGTAGGTCAGGGCACGAATGTTCCACCAGTTTTCAGTATAGCCGGGGAAGCTCGCATTTTCGTCAAACAAGGCAATGGCAGGAAGATGAAGTGTTGTATTGTCAGGCAAGTCTGCATAGACGGCGCCCACTCTGAAGTCTTCACGCCGATCACCAATTTCAAGGGTGATAACCTGATTGATAACATCACTGGAGCCGAGGACTGTGTTGGCGACTGTTTCCGATAGGCCAATTGTGCGGCTATCGGCGAAAACCTGATCCATGCTCCCCGCAATGGTATCAAATTCAAACATTGTGAAGGTTTCAGGGTCAGCCCAGATGACTTGCTGGTCGGTTACTTTGTGTTCGGTTAAAATGACCGGGACAATAGTATATAGCCGTGTTGCTTGCTCGATTTCATTGGGGAAATACTGTGTCAGCGCATGTTTGAACGGCCCCGCGACACCATCAAAGTCATCAACACGATCATTGCTATAACTGAAGCGACTGTTTAACTGAACCAGACGGCCTGATTTCGTCCAATGTTGGTCATATGAAAGTTCATTTTGAACATAGAGCATGATCAACATGCAGGCCATTAGGCCGATCGCAAGACCAAGTATGTTAATAACAGAATATGCCCTGTTTTTGATCAAGTGCCGCCATGCGGTTCTCAGATAGTTCCATAACATAGTCGCGTAGCTCCATTTCGCTGTCTTTGATAATAAGCCTAATGCTCTTCTTTTGGCGAACGAATAGCAAATGGTGTGCCATGGCTGAAAATGGCTGAAAATCAGGGAATTGTTATTATAGTTCTTTCAGGGATTTAGCCTATGTGTTCATTTTCGTACATATGTGTACGGTAACGAACAGATGATATCGAGCAATGGGCCGTTATACAGAAATATTAGAATTTGAGTGGAAATAAAGCCGAAACCCTGGATTTATAGTCTTTGTAGGTGTCACCAAACTCGTCGATTAAGTCGCGTTCTTCAAACCACAAACCAATGAAAATATAAAGGCTCATTCCGGCCGCAAAGACTGCGCGCCCAATTGTCATATCGGGTGTTGCCAAGAGCGCGATCAAAATTCCGCTCTGAATAGGATGACGAACAAATTTATAAAACATTGGGGTCACGAATTTTTTTGTACCTGCATCCTCCCATGTTGTCATCGATTGCTCTAATCCCATTAAATGATAGTGATTGATCATGTGGGTGGCGAAAAGACTGATGATCCACCCCACATAATAGATCAGATTAATCAAAGTGCGGGATATTGGTTCTTCAATTTTCCAGATAACCTCGGGCATTGGCTGCCAATATTGAACAATCATCAGGAGGGTGATTGATGTCGCCAGAACATATGTACTGCGCTCGAGCCGTTCTGGGATAAGTTTCGTCACCACTCGCTTAAAGCGTTTTCGCGCC encodes:
- a CDS encoding isoprenylcysteine carboxylmethyltransferase family protein, producing MAFIKRAIAVLYGLFCYLAGVTSLLLIILFANNHFTILGIDALNSLAIDSWNSRPSEYPLIVNITLLAIFALQHSVMARKRFKRVVTKLIPERLERSTYVLATSITLLMIVQYWQPMPEVIWKIEEPISRTLINLIYYVGWIISLFATHMINHYHLMGLEQSMTTWEDAGTKKFVTPMFYKFVRHPIQSGILIALLATPDMTIGRAVFAAGMSLYIFIGLWFEERDLIDEFGDTYKDYKSRVSALFPLKF
- a CDS encoding ABC transporter permease, which encodes MLWNYLRTAWRHLIKNRAYSVINILGLAIGLMACMLIMLYVQNELSYDQHWTKSGRLVQLNSRFSYSNDRVDDFDGVAGPFKHALTQYFPNEIEQATRLYTIVPVILTEHKVTDQQVIWADPETFTMFEFDTIAGSMDQVFADSRTIGLSETVANTVLGSSDVINQVITLEIGDRREDFRVGAVYADLPDNTTLHLPAIALFDENASFPGYTENWWNIRALTYFELKDGASLSSIETQLNTLVDTMVPHDFFADANKPTDQLTLSAINLSDVHLYGINGSVETVSMMALIALLILVIASINFINLSTAKGSQRAREVALRKTLGAKRTSLIIQFLGESILMVSAAMLFGVFFLELVLPFFNDFLGKQIALDYTNSFALVAGISIILIVGVLGGVYPAYILSDYRPAETLKSTNSESTMPKRVRSALVIIQFTISISLIVAASLIYVQREYAINLDPGFNQENLLTVQYLFRGDTSSNRQILKNRILNTPGVTSATFSANTPPYGAGRPTSFTLTGSDQTVTLPWQDQDSDYFSVYQIPMVAGRAFPDAYAENLEQQLSTLAEGEEANVDMLVNESAAKLLGFNTPEEALGKTLKTSDLSRPITFTIIGVVGNTRFNSIRRDAPPQFYTPSTSHISLTLRYTSSPDKIAADLKALWQDLYPEVPLYYYFVEDAMREAFDEEVKISTLLSVFSALAVIVACLGLYGLAAYNTDRRAKEVGIRKVMGANVKSILNLFLWQFAKPVLIANIIAWPLISWIMLNWLETFPYRIDAWVIAPLCLGAGVFALMTAWITVGGHVIRTARKNPVHSLRYE